Genomic window (Temnothorax longispinosus isolate EJ_2023e chromosome 3, Tlon_JGU_v1, whole genome shotgun sequence):
GCTCATGTGTGCCAATGGGCCTGCTTAGTCTGCCTAATTctctattaacattttttgtcatattttgtaaagGTTTATCTATGgtaatttcataaagaaatCATTCCGCCGCAcatgataaaaattggaatacaTTATACGTAGAGTTTAAAcatgtaaagattttttacataaatacattgtcatatttatatttaacagactgttaaatctacatataattttctgcaaaaaCTAATGATGTTACAATCACGCCAATATTTGTTTTACTGCcctaaaaataaacaaagttttatatatattgcataaatatacatttcaaacataaagaaacgagtaagaattaaaataacaattttagccgaataaatatattacaacttCTCTCTACAACTAATTTTGcatgtgaatattttaatggggacaaaaaaataatttgaaaatgttctttatcaatttttttacaaactgcAAAAAGAGTATTACAAGATACATGTAGTGCaacaataaaagtaaagttttaTGGAAATGCACCTATCGGAttctacaaatacaaatatcctAAGAAGCTTTGCGAGCAAGGAAGTTATagtgctaaaatattttatttcttagccAAACATATGGATGGAGATATCaacaataacgtaaaataccaGTGGTTGGatcatgaagaattagaaaaagtattaCCTACTGGAGTACAACAGagtatttcacaatttatgtttacgtaaagaataaaatataaaatattgaactcaTTCTTTGAtctcttattaatattgtctattattaccgtaatattaacattataaaggACTCCTAATATCctttttaaaggaaaatattctCCTTTACACAAACATTTATGCACAGTcacgattattaaatttcatgtttgatattctttaacaaaaaattttttaggcGCATTTTTcgttactaaaaaaaaatattttatgcatatattatttttaagtagtaGATTgattatatagaaacaaacaaaaattaattagatcaattttatcaatttttttatttataattaacattataaattatttaaaaaattattaaaatagtgttttttatattaacaaagtatatcttacaattagaatctCCCGGGTCTCTTTCGTCCAGTATATTTGAAGTCATCTCTAACTTCTTTTCCTTGCCGGCGCcgcctttctttcttctttaaaatCCAGTCACTACTTTTCTTCAATGATTTATTCTTGGCTTTCTTTATGTATTCCCTATggacaaaaaaattatcacaatttttggaaggtaaaatagagaaataatagatataacagACAACGAGAGGATCAAACCTTCTTGAATTAGCGACGGTTTGTCTATCTTCGTTCTCTACGCCTAGTGCCTTTGGAAGCGGAGCAGCTCCTCCGGTCATTAAAACCAAGACCATTTTCTTTGCTTTTGCGCTATTCGGAAAATCGACAACCACACCGCCATAAAAGCCAGCTTTTGTGGCTTGTGCCGTGATTAATTCAATCTGTTCACCGTTCTCTGGATAGAATTGTAACACTGCTCTTGCGCTTCTTGACAGGCATGCATACAACGTTGAgaaga
Coding sequences:
- the LOC139810044 gene encoding 18S rRNA (guanine-N(7))-methyltransferase-like, with product MLYHYVSQSSLLNTSRFPETNDANVSHDTTSVWRSNVLDASRLRRSCDERELDGDLILGDIGQGLPFKAGTFDGAVSISALQWLCYASKTLHNPTKRLYRFFSTLYACLSRSARAVLQFYPENGEQIELITAQATKAGFYGGVVVDFPNSAKAKKMVLVLMTGGAAPLPKALGVENEDRQTVANSRREYIKKAKNKSLKKSSDWILKKKERRRRQGKEVRDDFKYTGRKRPGRF